In Chryseobacterium gleum, a single genomic region encodes these proteins:
- a CDS encoding response regulator: MIKVAITDDHPLLLEGLKNILGNSSTIDVVDCFKNVSEMNEGLAKQAVDILLLDINLADTNSIELIKPLKKKYSNLRIIILSVHNELPVINSTLAEGALGYIQKNASVSEILEGITAVYEGEQFLCSQTQSVLKKKSADGLNQVPKLTRREKEILAEAAKGLTTNQMAEKLFISPHTVESHRKNLIEKFQTSNLSSAIRLAIEYGLIIE, from the coding sequence ATGATAAAAGTAGCCATAACAGACGACCATCCACTTCTTTTGGAAGGATTGAAGAATATTTTAGGAAACAGCAGCACAATAGACGTGGTAGATTGCTTCAAAAATGTTTCGGAAATGAATGAAGGCCTTGCAAAACAGGCTGTTGATATTTTATTGCTGGACATCAATCTTGCCGATACCAACAGCATTGAACTTATTAAACCTCTAAAGAAAAAATACAGCAACCTCCGGATTATCATCCTCAGCGTTCACAATGAACTGCCTGTAATCAACAGTACTTTAGCTGAAGGTGCTTTGGGATATATTCAAAAGAATGCATCTGTTTCCGAGATTTTGGAAGGCATTACTGCGGTATATGAAGGGGAACAGTTTTTATGTTCACAAACGCAATCAGTTCTGAAGAAAAAATCAGCTGACGGGTTAAACCAGGTTCCGAAACTGACCCGCAGAGAGAAGGAAATCCTGGCGGAAGCCGCCAAAGGACTTACTACGAATCAAATGGCGGAGAAATTATTTATAAGTCCCCACACCGTAGAAAGCCACAGGAAAAATCTTATTGAAAAGTTTCAGACATCCAATCTCAGTTCAGCCATCAGATTAGCTATAGAATATGGGTTGATTATTGAATAA
- the infC gene encoding translation initiation factor IF-3 — translation MINDKIRVRELRLVGDNVEPGIYPIDKARQIAAEQELDLVVISDKAEPFIARVLEYKKFLYEQKKKQKELKAKQVKVVVKEIRFGPQTDDHDYEFKKKHAEKFLEEGSKLKTYVFFKGRSIIFKDQGEILLLKLAQELEHVGKVDQLPKLEGKRMIMMMSPKKPAK, via the coding sequence TTGATCAACGATAAAATTCGTGTGAGAGAGCTTCGTTTGGTGGGCGATAACGTAGAGCCGGGAATTTATCCAATTGACAAAGCAAGACAGATTGCTGCGGAACAGGAATTGGATTTAGTAGTCATTTCTGACAAGGCAGAACCATTTATTGCAAGAGTATTGGAATATAAGAAATTCTTATACGAGCAAAAGAAAAAACAGAAGGAACTTAAAGCTAAGCAGGTAAAAGTGGTAGTAAAAGAGATCCGTTTCGGACCTCAGACGGATGACCATGATTACGAATTCAAAAAGAAGCATGCTGAAAAATTCCTTGAAGAAGGTTCTAAATTAAAAACCTACGTATTTTTTAAAGGACGTTCGATTATCTTTAAGGATCAGGGAGAAATCCTGCTTTTAAAGCTTGCCCAGGAACTGGAGCATGTGGGAAAAGTAGACCAGCTGCCTAAACTTGAAGGAAAAAGAATGATTATGATGATGAGTCCTAAAAAACCGGCAAAATAA
- the thrS gene encoding threonine--tRNA ligase codes for MIKITLPDNSVKEFEGAVTPLDVAKSISEGLARNTISAIVNDKQVETTTPITTDSTVQLLTWNDDLGKKAFWHSSAHLLAQAILEFYPDAKLTIGPAIESGFYYDVDFGDESLSEKDFEKIEKKILENAKKGSTFSLYPVSKEEALKTYADNPYKVELISNLNDGEITFVTHDNFTDLCRGGHIPNTGIVKAVKILNAAGAYWRGNEKNPQLTRVYGISFPKQKDLTEYLERLEEAKRRDHRKLGKELGIFAFSEKVGAGLPLWLPKGTALRRKLENFLSDAQKKGGYEFVMSPHIGAKELYVTSGHWDKYGEDSFQPIKTPNEGEEFLLKPMNCPHHCEIYKTSQWSYRDLPKRYAEFGTVYRYEQSGELHGLTRVRGFTQDDAHLFCTPDQLSEEFEKVIDLTLYVFKSLGFEDFVTQVSLRDPENKQKYIGSDENWEKAESAIINAAEKKGLKTVIEYGEAAFYGPKLDFMVKDALGRKWQLGTIQVDYNLPERFDLHYIGSDNEKHRPVMIHRAPFGSMERFIAILLENTAGDFPLWLSPDQFIILPISEKYVDYSKKVSQFLENHDISGQIDDRNEKTGKKIRDAELKKIPFMLVVGENEEKEGTISVRRRGEGDLGVMKLEDFVAYFKKEAAI; via the coding sequence ATGATAAAAATTACACTTCCAGACAATAGTGTCAAAGAATTCGAAGGAGCAGTTACTCCCCTAGATGTGGCAAAATCTATAAGCGAGGGATTGGCTAGAAATACCATTTCCGCAATTGTTAATGACAAACAAGTAGAAACGACCACACCTATAACCACGGATTCTACGGTACAGCTTTTGACCTGGAATGATGATCTTGGAAAGAAGGCTTTCTGGCACTCTTCTGCCCACCTTTTGGCGCAGGCAATCCTTGAGTTTTATCCTGATGCTAAGTTGACCATTGGTCCTGCGATAGAAAGCGGATTCTATTATGATGTAGATTTCGGGGATGAAAGCTTATCTGAAAAAGATTTTGAAAAGATCGAGAAAAAGATCTTAGAAAATGCAAAGAAAGGTTCTACCTTCTCTCTGTATCCGGTTTCTAAAGAAGAAGCTTTAAAGACTTATGCAGACAACCCGTACAAAGTGGAGCTGATCTCTAATCTTAATGATGGAGAAATCACTTTTGTAACACACGATAACTTTACAGATTTATGTCGTGGTGGTCACATTCCGAATACAGGAATCGTAAAAGCGGTTAAAATATTAAACGCAGCAGGAGCCTACTGGAGAGGAAATGAAAAGAATCCTCAGCTGACCAGAGTATATGGTATCTCCTTCCCTAAGCAGAAAGATCTTACTGAATATCTTGAAAGACTGGAAGAAGCTAAAAGAAGGGACCACAGAAAATTAGGGAAAGAACTTGGAATTTTTGCATTCTCTGAAAAAGTGGGTGCCGGTTTACCGCTTTGGTTGCCAAAAGGAACTGCTTTAAGAAGAAAACTGGAAAATTTCCTTTCTGATGCTCAGAAAAAAGGAGGTTATGAATTTGTAATGTCTCCTCACATCGGGGCAAAAGAATTATATGTAACTTCAGGACACTGGGATAAATATGGAGAAGACAGCTTCCAGCCGATTAAAACCCCGAATGAAGGAGAAGAATTTTTGCTGAAGCCAATGAACTGTCCTCACCACTGTGAAATTTACAAAACGTCACAATGGAGCTACAGAGATTTGCCAAAAAGATATGCAGAATTCGGTACGGTATACAGATATGAGCAAAGTGGAGAGCTTCACGGGTTAACAAGAGTTCGTGGATTTACTCAGGATGATGCTCACCTTTTCTGTACTCCTGACCAGCTTTCTGAAGAATTTGAGAAAGTAATTGACCTTACACTTTATGTTTTCAAGTCGTTAGGATTTGAAGATTTTGTAACTCAGGTTTCGTTAAGAGATCCTGAAAACAAACAAAAATATATCGGTTCTGATGAGAATTGGGAAAAAGCAGAAAGTGCAATCATCAATGCAGCAGAAAAGAAAGGCTTAAAAACAGTTATCGAGTACGGAGAAGCTGCATTCTATGGTCCTAAGCTTGACTTCATGGTTAAAGATGCTTTAGGAAGAAAATGGCAGTTAGGAACTATTCAGGTAGACTATAACCTTCCGGAAAGATTTGATCTTCATTATATCGGAAGTGATAACGAAAAGCACAGACCGGTAATGATCCACAGAGCACCTTTTGGTTCTATGGAGCGTTTTATCGCTATTCTGTTGGAGAATACAGCAGGTGATTTCCCGTTATGGCTAAGCCCTGATCAGTTTATTATTCTACCGATCAGTGAAAAATATGTAGATTATTCAAAAAAAGTTTCACAATTTTTGGAAAATCACGATATTAGCGGTCAGATTGATGACAGAAACGAGAAGACCGGTAAAAAAATCCGCGATGCAGAATTGAAGAAAATTCCTTTCATGCTGGTAGTAGGAGAAAATGAAGAAAAAGAAGGCACGATTTCTGTAAGAAGACGTGGTGAAGGAGATCTTGGAGTAATGAAGCTGGAGGATTTTGTAGCTTACTTTAAAAAGGAAGCTGCCATATAA
- a CDS encoding dipeptidase has translation MNTINVDLHCDLLYYLLRSGATLDDKELGCSLPYLREGNVKVQVMAMYAGTGADSTSYGLKQSRLFSDLTKNENFFLFNKDNYKESGNENRIGIIASIENASAFCDENQSLDSGFKNLEAMIENVDKVFYIGITHHLENRFGGGNNATAGLKEDGKVLIDYIAGRNIAIDLAHTNDQLAHDIFTYIDQRNYSIPVLASHSNYRSVYQNNRNLPDELAKEVIRRKGLIGLNFIKDYVDTENPDRIYEHIQYGLYLGGENSIAYGADYFYWKDHPDTSRHPFFFPEHSNASGYPAINKEIEERFSSELAEKISHRNALNFIENMYK, from the coding sequence ATGAATACAATCAATGTTGATCTCCACTGCGATTTGCTTTATTATCTGCTGAGATCAGGTGCCACGCTTGATGATAAAGAGCTGGGTTGCTCACTTCCTTATTTACGGGAAGGAAATGTAAAAGTTCAGGTGATGGCAATGTACGCAGGAACAGGAGCAGACAGCACCAGTTATGGGTTGAAACAGAGTCGCTTATTTTCAGATCTTACCAAAAATGAAAACTTTTTTCTTTTTAATAAAGACAATTATAAAGAGTCAGGTAACGAAAACCGGATAGGAATTATTGCTTCCATTGAAAATGCATCCGCTTTTTGTGATGAAAATCAAAGTCTTGATTCAGGATTCAAAAATCTGGAAGCCATGATTGAAAATGTAGATAAAGTCTTTTACATTGGTATAACGCATCACCTCGAAAACCGTTTTGGAGGAGGAAATAATGCCACTGCCGGCCTGAAGGAAGATGGGAAAGTTCTGATTGATTATATTGCTGGCCGTAATATTGCTATTGATCTGGCCCATACAAATGATCAGCTGGCTCATGATATTTTTACTTATATTGATCAGAGAAACTATTCAATTCCGGTTCTGGCGAGCCATTCCAACTACAGATCTGTTTATCAGAACAACAGGAATCTTCCTGATGAACTTGCAAAGGAAGTCATCAGAAGAAAAGGGCTGATCGGGCTGAATTTTATCAAGGATTATGTAGATACGGAAAACCCGGATAGAATCTACGAGCATATCCAATACGGGTTATATCTTGGCGGAGAAAACAGTATTGCTTACGGTGCAGACTATTTTTATTGGAAGGATCATCCGGATACATCCCGCCATCCTTTTTTCTTTCCTGAGCATTCCAATGCTTCGGGATATCCTGCAATTAATAAAGAAATTGAAGAACGATTTTCATCTGAACTGGCAGAAAAAATCAGCCATAGAAATGCCCTTAATTTTATTGAGAATATGTATAAGTAG
- the leuC gene encoding 3-isopropylmalate dehydratase large subunit yields the protein MNNSKKTLFDKVWDAHVVETIPDGPQIIYIDKHLIHEVTSPQAFAELESRNLEIFRPEQIVATADHNVPTLHQEQPIRDELSRNQVEQLTENCKKNNIELFGLGHQYQGIVHIIAPELGITQPGMSIVCGDSHTSTHGAFGTIAFGIGTSQVAQVFASQCLLLNKPKSMRITVNGKLNENVQPKDVILYIISKIGTDGGTGYFCEYAGNVFEEMSMEGRMTVCNMSIEMGARGGMIAPDETTFEYVKGRKFSPVGEEWEEKVEYWKTLKTDEGAVFDKELSFDASDIYPMITYGTNPGMGISIREVIPAPQNESEEKALQYMGLEAGQAVNSIKVNYVFIGSCTNARIEDFRSAAQYIKGKSKAEAVKALIVPGSQQVVKQIYEEGLDKIFNDAGFQIRQPGCSACLAMNDDKIPEGEYCVSTSNRNFEGRQGQGARTILASPLTAAKAAIEGKISAFESVN from the coding sequence ATGAACAACAGTAAAAAGACACTTTTTGATAAAGTTTGGGACGCTCACGTGGTAGAAACCATTCCTGACGGACCTCAGATCATTTATATAGACAAACATCTCATTCATGAGGTAACCAGTCCTCAGGCTTTTGCAGAACTGGAATCCAGAAATCTGGAAATATTCAGACCGGAACAGATTGTTGCCACCGCGGATCATAATGTACCCACTTTGCATCAGGAGCAGCCTATCAGAGATGAACTTTCAAGAAATCAGGTAGAACAGCTTACGGAAAACTGTAAGAAAAATAATATCGAACTTTTCGGATTAGGGCATCAGTATCAGGGAATCGTACATATTATCGCTCCGGAACTGGGAATTACCCAGCCGGGAATGAGTATTGTTTGCGGAGACAGTCATACCTCTACCCACGGAGCATTTGGAACAATCGCTTTTGGGATTGGAACAAGCCAGGTGGCACAGGTATTTGCAAGTCAGTGCCTGTTGCTTAATAAGCCAAAATCAATGAGAATTACAGTCAACGGCAAATTAAACGAAAATGTTCAGCCTAAAGATGTGATTCTGTATATCATTTCAAAAATAGGAACAGACGGAGGAACCGGATATTTCTGTGAATATGCAGGAAATGTATTTGAAGAGATGTCGATGGAAGGAAGAATGACCGTGTGCAATATGAGTATTGAAATGGGGGCCAGAGGAGGAATGATTGCTCCCGATGAAACCACCTTTGAATACGTAAAAGGAAGAAAATTCTCGCCGGTAGGAGAAGAATGGGAAGAAAAAGTAGAATACTGGAAGACTTTGAAAACAGATGAAGGGGCAGTATTTGATAAAGAACTGAGCTTTGATGCATCAGATATTTATCCGATGATTACTTATGGAACCAACCCGGGCATGGGTATTTCAATCCGTGAAGTTATTCCTGCGCCGCAGAATGAATCTGAAGAGAAGGCATTACAATATATGGGGCTGGAAGCCGGACAAGCGGTTAACAGTATCAAGGTTAATTATGTTTTTATAGGTAGCTGTACCAATGCAAGGATAGAAGATTTCCGTTCTGCAGCTCAATATATCAAAGGCAAAAGCAAAGCGGAAGCGGTAAAAGCATTGATCGTTCCGGGATCCCAGCAGGTGGTGAAACAGATTTATGAGGAAGGACTGGATAAAATCTTTAATGATGCAGGTTTTCAGATCCGTCAGCCGGGATGCTCCGCATGTCTGGCAATGAATGATGACAAGATTCCGGAAGGAGAATACTGTGTTTCCACTTCCAACAGAAACTTTGAAGGCAGACAGGGACAAGGCGCAAGAACAATTCTTGCCAGTCCGCTCACCGCAGCAAAAGCAGCTATAGAAGGTAAAATTTCAGCTTTTGAAAGTGTAAACTAA
- the leuD gene encoding 3-isopropylmalate dehydratase small subunit, producing MQKLIIIKSTAVPLPAENIDTDQIIPARFLKSIDRKGFGENLFRDWRFNIHTGEPNPDFVLNNPKFSGEILVAGNNFGCGSSREHAAWALTDYGFKVIISSYFADIFKGNALNNGLLPVKVSEGFLKEILEGINENPDQEIAIDVELQSVSFKDVTETFELDSYKKICLLNGYDDIDFLISRKKAITEFELKTQKTNERQLF from the coding sequence ATGCAAAAATTAATTATTATAAAATCCACTGCGGTTCCGTTACCGGCAGAAAATATAGATACAGATCAGATTATTCCTGCAAGATTTCTTAAAAGTATAGACCGAAAGGGTTTCGGAGAGAATCTTTTCAGAGACTGGAGGTTCAATATTCATACAGGAGAACCGAATCCTGATTTTGTTTTAAACAATCCTAAGTTCAGTGGTGAAATTCTTGTCGCCGGAAATAATTTTGGTTGCGGAAGCAGCAGGGAGCATGCCGCGTGGGCATTAACAGATTATGGATTTAAAGTTATCATTTCAAGTTATTTTGCTGATATTTTCAAAGGAAACGCCCTGAATAACGGACTTCTTCCTGTAAAGGTTTCCGAAGGATTTTTAAAAGAAATCTTAGAAGGAATCAATGAAAATCCTGATCAGGAAATTGCTATCGATGTGGAATTACAATCTGTCAGTTTCAAGGATGTCACAGAAACCTTTGAACTGGACTCTTATAAAAAAATATGCCTGCTGAACGGTTATGATGATATTGATTTCTTAATCAGCAGAAAAAAAGCCATTACAGAATTCGAACTAAAAACACAAAAAACAAATGAACGACAATTATTTTAA
- the leuB gene encoding 3-isopropylmalate dehydrogenase: MNDNYFKIAVLPGDGIGPEIIGESIKILDTIAEVFQCKFHFDYGLIGAEAIFKTGNPLPEETLKICKESDAVLFGAIGDPVFDNNPEAKVRPEQGLLKLRKELGLFANIRPLKTYPSLIDKSPLKREIIEGADIQIFRELVSGIYFGEKFTDPEGNYAYDVCKYSREDIIPIAHMAFQEAQKRKKKLTLIDKANVLDTSRLWRKTCQEIAPEYPDVQLDYMFVDNAAMQLILNPKHFDVILTENMFGDIISDEASVIGGSIGLLPSASVGENNALFEPIHGSYPQAKGKGIANPVASILSVAMMLDHLNLQAAADKLRQSVEHAIENKYVTIDLNTKQYYSTSEVGSFISDHIRYSETSYYNFENVKIGKSTIV, encoded by the coding sequence ATGAACGACAATTATTTTAAAATCGCGGTTCTTCCCGGAGATGGGATCGGCCCGGAAATTATCGGTGAGAGCATTAAAATATTAGATACTATTGCTGAAGTTTTTCAATGTAAATTTCATTTTGACTACGGATTAATCGGCGCAGAAGCTATTTTTAAGACAGGTAATCCTCTGCCTGAAGAGACCTTAAAGATATGTAAAGAATCAGATGCTGTACTTTTCGGAGCTATCGGCGATCCGGTGTTTGATAATAATCCGGAAGCAAAAGTAAGACCTGAACAGGGATTATTAAAACTTCGTAAAGAGCTGGGATTGTTTGCCAATATCCGTCCGTTGAAGACCTATCCGTCATTGATTGATAAGAGTCCGCTGAAGAGAGAAATTATTGAAGGAGCTGATATCCAGATTTTCAGGGAACTGGTAAGCGGAATTTATTTTGGTGAAAAATTTACAGACCCGGAAGGTAATTACGCTTATGATGTCTGCAAATACAGCCGTGAAGATATTATTCCGATTGCACATATGGCATTTCAGGAAGCCCAGAAAAGAAAGAAGAAACTTACGCTTATTGATAAAGCGAATGTTCTGGATACTTCGAGATTGTGGAGAAAAACCTGCCAGGAAATTGCTCCTGAATACCCTGATGTACAGCTTGATTATATGTTTGTAGACAATGCCGCCATGCAGCTGATTCTTAATCCTAAGCATTTTGATGTTATTTTAACGGAAAATATGTTTGGAGATATTATTTCAGATGAAGCAAGTGTGATCGGTGGTTCTATCGGGTTGTTACCATCTGCTTCAGTAGGAGAGAATAATGCTCTGTTTGAGCCTATTCATGGGTCTTATCCTCAGGCTAAAGGGAAAGGCATTGCCAATCCTGTGGCTTCTATTTTAAGTGTGGCTATGATGCTGGATCATCTTAATTTACAGGCCGCAGCCGACAAATTGAGACAATCAGTAGAACATGCTATTGAAAATAAATACGTCACTATTGATCTTAATACGAAACAATATTACTCAACAAGTGAAGTGGGAAGCTTTATTTCAGACCATATCAGATATTCCGAAACATCATATTATAATTTTGAAAATGTAAAGATCGGGAAATCCACCATTGTATAG
- a CDS encoding DUF4230 domain-containing protein: MRNYRTILSFVAGAGAMVLLFFGLKSCLNLGNKTEQSDYYILTNQISKMNKMVVLEQNTSSMQKTKMGYEVFGKEISSNSIITYTKTNAQVSYDLNKMKIEVDSINKKLVITELPDAEIRITPSVEIQSLDDSFINRISEKDIKNVTAKAKETAEKSIDQNQLRNEGRKQLMENLNNIFVLAKALNYTIEDKTGKIGILGL; the protein is encoded by the coding sequence TTGAGAAATTATAGAACCATATTATCCTTTGTGGCCGGTGCCGGCGCTATGGTGCTTCTGTTTTTTGGACTGAAGTCCTGTCTGAACCTCGGAAATAAAACAGAACAGTCGGATTATTACATCCTGACCAATCAGATTTCCAAGATGAATAAAATGGTCGTATTGGAACAGAATACTTCCAGCATGCAGAAAACCAAAATGGGTTATGAAGTTTTTGGAAAAGAAATCTCCAGCAACAGTATTATTACCTATACCAAAACGAATGCACAGGTTTCCTATGATCTCAATAAAATGAAGATTGAGGTAGATTCCATCAATAAAAAACTGGTGATTACCGAGCTTCCTGATGCTGAGATAAGAATTACGCCAAGCGTTGAGATCCAATCTCTGGATGATTCTTTCATTAACAGGATTTCGGAAAAGGATATTAAAAATGTTACAGCAAAAGCTAAGGAAACAGCAGAAAAATCAATTGACCAGAATCAGCTGAGAAACGAAGGCCGAAAACAATTGATGGAAAACCTGAATAATATTTTTGTTTTGGCAAAAGCCCTGAATTATACCATAGAGGATAAAACCGGTAAAATTGGTATTTTGGGCCTTTAG